Proteins encoded in a region of the Gopherus flavomarginatus isolate rGopFla2 chromosome 19, rGopFla2.mat.asm, whole genome shotgun sequence genome:
- the AKAP1 gene encoding A-kinase anchor protein 1, mitochondrial yields the protein MALRFRTFFPYALPGVLALIGWWWFFSRKKERTSNHDRQALAGVEDQRIEPPIKEPLSRAEVNATKELPVPSEEDCPENETLTSQLSVGLMTPSLACDAQQRLDSSRNHPATTVTTVKLGTFEDDSEKLERAASQDETGSLAQVSPPLAPKSVEYSDNGVLVTKQESAFSGIPEQQPLVCSVVESVQESLGKTWESGEAEMTHDSLENPSKEIQCPAATYSDAGCLPDLSSEPEDSATAQPAILDDDDSKEVKGIVPGQRESVVGKLLNNSVESAGLDLSREEEMSEMTVSTVLKCHGREEKCYRDVQSKGDCLERERIGGVSLDKDEVEKIEQAAIQIISKVILAATEEVLSSSVSDVSSRICEVAVSRVDRPLERVSISSDEMLAVESSRGKEAVSTESVAMIPVPLSEEKLHRYVSYSSCLKYGRLSNPVQVDPKDRRPKKSVHSETQGDNRTLVTNNGESFKESHAVMEDSGCSASTSEDGMNVEDPLQSTSLSLLSSQHSDLLSMSVIQDASTEQNMAQSAKPQTPILGEDKVPYSNGVLKGDSADLRHETHWTAETDADHSGGSDVNSMDSVDSGCALGKTESCQNSKPGVESNKSELTIWEIEVPKHLVGRLIGKQGRYVSFLKQTSGAKIYISTLPYTQDVQICHIEGSQHHVDKALSLIGKKFKELSLTNIYAPPAPSLMLHSLPMTSWLMLPDGVTVEVIVVNQIDAGHMFVQQHTHPTFHVLRSLDQQMYVCYSQPGIPTLPTPVEVGVICAAPGLDGAWWRAQVVDYFKDNSEVEIRYVDYGGYERVKIDTLRQIRSDFVTLPFQGAEVLLDNVVPLSDEDHFSSEADSSVSEMTRGTPLLAQVTNYDSATGLPLIQLWSMMGDEVVSINRALVERGFAQWIDSY from the exons ATGGCTTTACGCTTCCGCACTTTCTTCCCGTACGCCTTACCTGGAGTGCTGGCACTTATTggttggtggtggtttttttctcGTAAAAAGGAGCGTACAAGCAATCATGACAGGCAAGCATTAGCTGGCGTGGAAGATCAGAGGATTGAACCTCCCATAAAGGAACCTCTGTCCAGAGCAGAAGTAAATGCTACTAAAGAACTGCCTGTGCCCTCAGAAGAGGACTGCCCAGAGAATGAAACCTTGACTTCCCAGCTGTCTGTAGGGTTAATGACACCCTCTCTGGCATGTGACGCTCAACAGAGATTAGATTCCTCCAGGAACCATCCTGCCACCACAGTAACGACCGTCAAATTGGGCACGTTTGAGGACGACAGTGAAAAACTAGAAAGAGCAGCGTCTCAAGATGAAACCGGGTCCCTTGCACAAGTGTCTCCCCCTTTAGCCCCGAAGAGCGTAGAGTACAGTGACAATGGTGTGCTTGTTACCAAGCAGGAGTCAGCTTTCAGTGGAATCCCAGAGCAGCAGCCATTGGTGTGTTCCGTGGTAGAGTCAGTACAAGAGTCTTTGGGAAAGACTTGGGAAAGTGGTGAAGCAGAAATGACACACGATTCTCTGGAAAATCCATCAAAGGAAATCCAGTGCCCAGCGGCCACATACTCAGACGCTGGCTGCCTGCCAGACCTCAGCTCTGAACCAGAGGATTCAGCCACCGCCCAACCTGCCATTTTAGATGACGATGATAGTAAGGAAGTCAAGGGCATTGTCCCTGGGCAGAGAGAGTCTGTAGTTGGGAAGTTACTGAATAATAGTGTAGAGTCTGCTGGCTTGGACCTGTCCAGGGAAGAGGAGATGTCTGAGATGACCGTCAGTACTGTGCTTAAATGTCATGGAAGGGAAGAGAAGTGCTACAGGGATGTGCAATCAAAAGGAGATTGtttggaaagagagagaattggagGAGTGAGTTTGGACAAAGATGAAGTTGAGAAAATAGAGCAAGCAGCCATACAGATTATTTCCAAAGTCATCTTAGCAGCTACCGAGGAAGTGCTGTCTAGTTCAGTAAGTGATGTGTCCAGTAGGATCTGTGAAGTCGCAGTCAGCCGGGTTGATAGACCGCTGGAGAGGGTGAGCATTTCATCTGATGAGATGCTTGCAGTGGAATCTAGCAGAGGGAAGGAAGCCGTTTCCACAGAGAGTGTTGCAATGATACCTGTTCCCCTATCGGAAGAGAAACTCCATCGTTACGTGTCGTATTCCAGCTGTTTGAAATATGGGCGCTTATCTAACCCAGTGCAGGTAGACCCAAAAGACCGTCGGCCAAAGAAGTCTGTGCACAGTGAAACACAAGGAGATAACCGGACTTTGGTTACGAACAATGGAGAGTCGTTCAAAGAGTCTCATGCAGTAATGGAGGATTCTGGATGCAGCGCATCTACATCCGAAGATGGGATGAACGTCGAGGATCCCTTGCAAAGCACATCACTGTCTCTCCTGTCAAGCCAGCATTCGGACttgctgagcatgtctgtgatCCAGGACGCTTCTACAGAGCAAAACATGGCACAGAGTGCGAAACCTCAGACCCCTATATTAGGGGAAGACAAAGTGCCATACAGCAATGGAGTGCTGAAAGGGGACAGCGCAGATCTGAGACATGAGACGCACTGGACAGCAGAGACAGATGCAGATCACTCAGGAG gttCAGATGTAAATAGCATGGATTCTGTGGACAGTGGCTGTGCCCTTGGGAAGACGGAGAGTTGCCAGAACTCCAAGCCAGGAGTAGAATCCAATAAGTCTGAGCTCACTATCTGGGAGATAGAGGTGCCAAAG CACTTGGTTGGCCGGCTGATTGGCAAGCAGGGGAGATATGTGAGTTTTCTGAAGCAAACTTCTGGTGCCAAAATTTATATCTCAACGCTACCTTACACCCAAGATGTCCAGATTTGTCACATAGAAG GCTCTCAACATCATGTAGACAAAGCGCTGAGTCTGATTGGTAAGAAGTTCAAGGAACTGAGCCTCACCAACATTTACGCTCCTCCAGCTCCATCACTGATGCTGCATTCCCTACCTATGACTTCCTGG CTCATGCTACCGGATGGAGTCACTGTAGAAGTAATTGTCGTTAACCAAATCGACGCAGGACACATGTTTGTGCAGCAGCACACGCACCCCACGTTCCATGTGCTGCGCAGTCTGGACCAGCAGATGTATGTCTGCTATTCTCAGCCTGGAATTCCAACTCTGCCAACTCCAGTAGAAG TCGGTGTGATCTGTGCTGCTCCAGGCTTGGATGGCGCTTGGTGGCGGGCTCAGGTTGTCGACTACTTCAAAGATAACAGTGAAGTGGAGATCAGATATGTGGACTACGGAGGATACGAGAGAGTTAAAATCGACACACTCAGGCAGATCAG gtctgattttgtaacacTACCCTTCCAAGGAGCAGAAGTTTTATTAGACAATGTGGTGCCGCTTTCAG ACGAGGATCACTTTTCATCAGAAGCTGACTCATCTGTTAGTGAAATGACCAGAGGTACACCTCTGCTTGCACAG GTCACAAACTATGACAGTGCAACAGGCCTGCCTCTTATCCAGCTGTGGAGTATGATGGGAGATGAG GTGGTGTCAATAAACAGAGCTCTGGTGGAAAGAGGATTTGCTCAGTGGATTGACAGTTACTAG